The Candidatus Babeliales bacterium genome has a window encoding:
- a CDS encoding ATP synthase F0 subunit C: MDGIFYAKAAAFIGAAITMGFGSLGPALGQGIIGMKACENIGKYPESANKIRTTMIIALTVVESSAIYCLLISGALLLFGTRIG, from the coding sequence ATGGATGGAATCTTTTATGCAAAAGCAGCAGCATTTATTGGTGCAGCAATTACTATGGGATTTGGAAGTCTTGGGCCAGCGCTTGGTCAAGGAATTATTGGAATGAAAGCATGCGAAAACATTGGTAAATATCCAGAAAGTGCAAATAAAATCCGTACAACAATGATTATTGCATTGACCGTAGTTGAATCATCTGCAATATATTGCCTTCTAATTTCTGGCGCATTATTACTCTTTGGTACACGCATTGGGTAG